From Solibacillus sp. FSL W7-1464:
CCTTATTAACAGGCTTTCTCATGTCACTGTTGAATCCGCTCACTATCCTTTTTTGGCTTGGAATCTATGGCTCAGTACTTGCAGAATCTATCAAAATCAGTACGGATAACCAAGTGCTGATTAATAGCCTTGCCGTCATCCTTGGAATCATGTTGTGGGATACGATAATGGCCGCTATCTCCAGTGGAGCCCGCAAAATATTATCTACCGGGTTCATAAATATTATTTCCATCATCTCATCGCTTGCAATGATCGGGTTCGGGATTTACTTTGGGATTCAGGCTTATCAAGCATTATTTTGAGCTTCTTCCTTCTTCCATCGTTTTCGCATAAAAAAGACGATACTTCCGATTACTGCAAGAAATACTAAACTGATAAAAAAGCCTGGACGACTTGTCTGATGAAATAAAGTTCCGCTAACCGCCGAACAGATCAGTAATATTCCAATAATTCTTTTCACTTTATCGAAAGTAGTCGTCTCAACTAACCTCGGGTACATGACTAAAATAAACAGCCAGTTGTAAAGCAGCATTAATGCTGCTGCAGTCGTTATATATTCGTATACTTTATCCGGCAGTAATAAAGACGTAATGATAGAAAGTACAAGCCCTAAAGTTGTTAAAGCAATTGCAGGTAAGGGCATTTTAAGCTTCTTTTTCTTCTGTTTACTGAAGATTTCAGGAGCATCTCCATCCTCTGAAATAGTCACGAGTATTGTCGTAACCGAAAACAAGGAGGCTGACATTGTTGAGAATCCTGCAATAATAATTGCTGCGATAAATACATGCGGGAAGAAATCGATAGTATGGACACCTGATAATGCTTCAACAAACGGACTCTTACTCTCCTTGAACTTATCAAATGGCTTCAGTAAAAGTGCCAACGAAATTGCGTCACATAAATGATTCCTAGTAGCCCAAGCATCACTTTACCCGATTTAGGTGCATCCACTTTATTTTTAAGATGAATCGCCATTATACTCATCACTTCGATTCCACCATGGGCATAAAACGCAAATATAAGAGCGCTCCAAAATCCGATGAAGCCTTTCGGGAAAAATTCATTCATGGATTGCGGGATGTCTGGAGATGATTTTCCGTCTATTACTCCTGTCAGCGCTAAAATTGCAATTATTATAAACATAAAAATAGCTGCAATTTTCATCACAGCAAATACGCTTTCCAATTTCCCAAATGCTTTCGCTCCTATAAAGAGAACAATGAGACCGAGAACCGCATAAATTGCTGCGAATATCCACAATTTAATAGTAGGAAACCAAAACTTCGTTAATAATGAAATTGCGGTAAGTTGACTACCAATGATTAATATTTCTGAACACCAGTAAACCCAACCACTGCTAAAACCCGCCCAACGCCCGTATGCTTTTTTCGCATAGGTACGAAAAGATCCTTTCTGTGGATCCGATGCAATCATTTTTGCAAGAGCCTCAAAAACAATATACGTTGCAGCAGCAGCTATTATAAAGGCCAAGATAACAGAAGGACCTGTCATTTTAATCGCTATACTTGACGCAAGGAAAAACCCTGTCCCAATCGTGCAACCTACTCCAATAAGCGATAACTGCCACCAAGTAAGATTTGCTTTTTCGTCGCTGGCACCCGACGCTTTATACCCCATTTCTACACCTCCATAAAAAATAGCCTTCCACAAAAAAGTGGTTTTATGTGCTATTTAGATGATGAAAGCACTTCTAGACGAGCATAAGTTGAGCATCCCTAAAACCCTCTAATTGTATAAAAAGAAATGGTATGGAGAAGAATAAATTTACTGATACTTTCTGTTAATTTTCCGATGCAGAAATCTGGATTTGAAATTAAATAAGCGATTTTTAACATGAGCATGTATCTTGAAGAAACACTTAAATAGGAATAATATAGTAATTGAAAGTTATTCTCACTATTCGGAGGGGTTTAATATGAATATTGCACCAATTACAGTTAACGCTATTATAAATGGCGAGAAAATACAAACAGATAATAAAATTACGCGTGAAAATCCAACACACCCTGAGCAAATTGTGGGGTACGCTCCCAATAATACGAGAGAGCAAACAATCCAGGCAATCGACGCGGCATATGAAGCCTTTAAAACTTGGGCCTGGAGTGATGTCGAGGATCGTATCGCAAGAATGCAGCGTGCCATTCAGAAAATAAAAGACGCAACGCCTGAAATCGCTGAGCTATTATCACGCGAACATGGGAAAGCGCTGTATGATGCCCAAGGGGAAATTGCAGTTTCTCTTATGTGGATGGAATTTGCCGTTGAAAACGTGAAAAAAGTGACAGCTCCTGAAGATCGCAAACATGAAACTGGTCGAACTATTATTACCCATGACCCAATCGGTGTTGTATCGGCGATTACGCCTTGGAACTACCCGATTTCACTTTCAACAATCAAAATTGCTCCCGCTTTGTTAACAGGTAATACAATGGTACTAAAACCAAGTCCATTCGCCCCTTTAGCGGTAAGCCGGGTAGCCGAAATTATTGCGGAAGAATTTCCCTCAGGTGTATTGAACCTAGTTAACGGGGATGCAGAAGTTGGAATTGAACTTACATCAAACCCGAAAGTTGCGAAAATCGCCTTCACAGGTGGGACAAATACGGCTAAACATATTATGAAAGCAGCATCTGAAACGATTAAAAAAATGACCCTGGAACTTGGCGGTAATGATGCAGCAATCGTACTGGATGACTTTGATGTTAACGATGAACGTGCATTAAGAAGAATGGTTATTGCCAACTTCCTGACAGCCGGTCAAATTTGTATGATTGCAAAACGTATCTATGTACACCGTTCCATTTACGATGCGTTTGTTGAAAAATATATCGAAGCAGCAAACAAATGGATTAAAGTAGGCGACCCATTCAATCCAGATGTCACAGTCGGTCCCGTAAACAACAAAAACCAAGTAGAATATGTAAAAAGTTTAGTGGAAGATGCCAAAAATAAAGGGGCACAAATTATTCCATTAGGAACAATACTGAACCCTGAATTAATGGATAACGGTTACTTCTTACAACCAACACTTGTGTTAGGTGCTGATGTTCATGACCGTGTTGTAGTTGAAGAACAATTTGGCCCTACTGTACCAATCCTTCCATATGATGATGAAGAACAAGTTATCCAATTACACAATGAAAGCATTTACGGTTTAACAAGTTCCGTTTGGGGAGAAGCAGAACATGCCATAAAAGTGGCTCGTCGCATTGAAGCAGGTACAACGATGATTAACACTGCCGCAATTCAAGGATTAGATGTTCGTTTCCCGTTTGGCGGTGTGAAACAATCAGGTGTAGGTCGCGAATATGGATTAGATGGTATCAAATCTTACACAGAAACTCATGTCATCAATCTGCCAAACGACCTGGAATTACCTTACATTCCTGAATAA
This genomic window contains:
- a CDS encoding LysE family transporter, producing MKNGFFHALIFGIGALTADILYMIMVYFGIGQVIEYSPVKVFLWSFGCFVLTYTGIENLLSLHKINLAVKSNKKTTRLRHSLLTGFLMSLLNPLTILFWLGIYGSVLAESIKISTDNQVLINSLAVILGIMLWDTIMAAISSGARKILSTGFINIISIISSLAMIGFGIYFGIQAYQALF
- a CDS encoding aldehyde dehydrogenase family protein; translation: MNIAPITVNAIINGEKIQTDNKITRENPTHPEQIVGYAPNNTREQTIQAIDAAYEAFKTWAWSDVEDRIARMQRAIQKIKDATPEIAELLSREHGKALYDAQGEIAVSLMWMEFAVENVKKVTAPEDRKHETGRTIITHDPIGVVSAITPWNYPISLSTIKIAPALLTGNTMVLKPSPFAPLAVSRVAEIIAEEFPSGVLNLVNGDAEVGIELTSNPKVAKIAFTGGTNTAKHIMKAASETIKKMTLELGGNDAAIVLDDFDVNDERALRRMVIANFLTAGQICMIAKRIYVHRSIYDAFVEKYIEAANKWIKVGDPFNPDVTVGPVNNKNQVEYVKSLVEDAKNKGAQIIPLGTILNPELMDNGYFLQPTLVLGADVHDRVVVEEQFGPTVPILPYDDEEQVIQLHNESIYGLTSSVWGEAEHAIKVARRIEAGTTMINTAAIQGLDVRFPFGGVKQSGVGREYGLDGIKSYTETHVINLPNDLELPYIPE